A stretch of DNA from Fibrobacter sp.:
GTCTTGGCCGTAAAGCCAGGCCGGGGGATGTTTACGCTCTTGAGGGTGATCTTGGTACCGGGAAAACTGAGTTCGTTCGTGGTTTTACTGATGCACTGGGCGGGAATGCTCCTGTCAGGAGTCCAAGTTTCTCGATCGTTAATGTTTACTCCACATCTGTCATGCCTGTTTACCATTTCGACTTTTACCGTCTCCACAATCAGTCGGAGCTTTCAGAGATAGGATACTATGAGTACCTTACCGGTGACGGGGTGTGTCTGATAGAGTGGGGTACCATGTTCCCTGATGTGCTTCCTGAGTGTACGAGGATGATCAGGTTTTTTGATGAAGGGGAGCAGGACAGGAGGATAGAGATGGATTTTGATTTTGCTGAAGATTGATGCTGATGGGGTAATCAGTTCCTAAGCTGAATAAAACATACATTACCTGCTCTGAGGTTTACAAAAAAAATTCCGCACTCTCAGCACTCTTAAGTATAATAATCAGATGTTTTTTATAATCATCTCAATTTCCTCTTTGTTAAATCCAGTAATCTCCTGGATTGATTCCAGGTTTATCC
This window harbors:
- the tsaE gene encoding tRNA (adenosine(37)-N6)-threonylcarbamoyltransferase complex ATPase subunit type 1 TsaE, whose amino-acid sequence is MVIHTHSVKETRELGASLGRKARPGDVYALEGDLGTGKTEFVRGFTDALGGNAPVRSPSFSIVNVYSTSVMPVYHFDFYRLHNQSELSEIGYYEYLTGDGVCLIEWGTMFPDVLPECTRMIRFFDEGEQDRRIEMDFDFAED